The sequence below is a genomic window from Setaria italica strain Yugu1 chromosome IV, Setaria_italica_v2.0, whole genome shotgun sequence.
CTAATTGGGGGCTAACTGATTTCTATTCGCATCCATCCCATGCGGCTTAGCTCCCCTAGTTCGTCTCCATGGGTAACCAAAACACATCTGGCTTGGCTTCCAAAGAAGAGGCCACCTGTGACTTGAAAAGACTGCCCAGAATCGATGATCCAATCCTCCTTGTAGTTAACTGTCGGATCAGTTGTTGCTGCAAAAGCAGGTGCCTCCATGTCCTTCTCCAGCTCATCTTCTTCAACGTCCTGAGAAAACCCAGCTTCAACATCCCACTCTTCTTCACTAGTGTATGCCTCCTTTTTCTCTCGTGTGGTGATGGCCACATTCCCTTCAAAACGCTTCTCATTCCCTTCAAAGTGCCTCCTTGGAAATCGGCAATCTCGAGCAAAGTGACCCCTCTTACCacaattgaagcatccattctTTCTTAGTTGTTGTTGCTGGTTTTCTCGTCCATGGGCTCCCTCTGAAGAGCTACTTTTCTCCTTTGGATGATGCTTGCCACCTTCTATCCACCTTGGTTTCGGCCTTCCTTGCCCCTTAGGTGGTCCCTTCTTTTTGCTTGGAAGAGAGCCTCTTATTCTTCCTTCACAGTAATGCCTCCCATCTTCTTGACTAACTCCTCCTGATTAGCCAACAAATTTTCTAGCTCCACCAATGAAGATTGAGTAGGTCATCCACTCACTACAGCTATAAACCTTTGATATTCGGGTCTAAGGCCATTAATGATGATTCTCCTCATACGGGCTTCACCAACCTTCTCATCCGGTGTAAGCTTGGATATCTCTCGACAGATGGATTTTAATTTGGTGATATATTAACTAATAGTCAAAGTTCCTTGAGAGATACCTGACAACTCCTTTTCTAAGAGTTAGAGGTGTGCTTCATTCTTCTTCGAGAATAATTTCCCAAAGTCTCCCAAGCTTCCTTTGAGGTCTCCGCATCTCGGATGTGCTCTAGTAGGTCCTCCTCAATAGTTGTCTTCAGCACAAACATGGCCTTACCGGCTTTGATGCGCCATTTCCGCAAGGCATCGGCTCCCTCCTTCGAAGAACTATCGCCACTCTCCTTTGGTGGAGGCACTATTTCAACGCCCGCAACAACCTCTCATAGGTCTTGACCTTGTAGGTATGACTCCATGCAAGTCTTCCAATAATCCCACCACTTTCGCTAGCAAGATCTGCCATGGTAACTGACGTCCGGCGTCAAGTTAGCTTTCTTGGTCCCGGACCAATGAGCTTTGCAGTTCCAGACTGTGCATCGGCAGAGTCTCCTCTTAGCACCTTGGTATTGCACCAAACACAGCAAGCACCCTTTGCTTACTAGAGAGCCTCCTCCAGACAATCCCAAACTGCCAAGCCCTGATACCAATTGTTGGAAATTGATGTGGCCCTAATACCCACTAATCTGAGGACCTACACCTATGACACCAACTCACTCTGAAGTCGGTCAACTCTTTTAATTTCTAGTTACTTAGTGCGACGGGTTCTTTCGACGGCAAAGCCACCTTCTCACTTCCGGGTGGCAGAACCTACCAATAGATGAAGCTGATTTCCGAGTGGCAGAGCCAACCTACGATGAAGTTCAGACCCTTGTGATCCCAGGTGACAGAGCCAACCTTCGATGGATCACAACTTATGCACTAAGTACATATAAACTATATGGCCCAACCGGGAGACTAACACTTGTAAGAAACAAAACTTTATTACGACACAACAATATTACATAGGAGTGTACAACACCCTCTCTTTAATGGCTAGCCTAGCACTCACCCTTTACTTCTACCATACTCCACTCATCTACCATGCTCATGGTTGAATGGCATGGCAAGGAAGGGGCCTCTAAGGGAATTCGAGAGAAAGGAGAGGAGCAATTGGCACATGGTCGATCCCATTTGGTTGGAGTTGATGTATGGGTGGAGAATTGATGCCTCTTaagttttgggccaagaatacgtacATTATGAgcgtgtttgggactgctccgctccgAAATCATCTTGCCAAAAACTTCTAGCTCCACCAGTATCAACTCCAGAAAAAAGTGGATCTAGAGGCCAACTCTAAGGTTTTTCTAGAGCTCCTCAAAGGATGCTCCGAAAACATAAGTTTCATATCTTCtcttggagttggtggaaattacccaccaataccactgtTTACGCATACCGAGAATTAGCAGAAGTTCCTCAAATGTTCAGTACCGAGAATTACTAAGCCTATATGAAGGCAGAGAGACAATGTGACATCATACAATTCCAGTTCTCAAATGCAAATACCATGACCTCTTTTTGGTGCACATGTGAGTTTCAATACTGAGCTCGTTAAGAATAAAGTTTCAGTACTGAGTTACCAATGTTCAAAAGATGTGTGAAAATCAAGAACGGCAATGCGGATGATTAGCCCATCCATGCTACTGTAGTATTGTAGCTCTtgttaaaaaaaacatcaaccccaaccaagagcaagagagactATTTCCACCAATTCCTACAATTTATAAAGCGGGAGGTTACACCGTTAGCCAAACAGGTTCATAGCTTCCTATTttcctggagttggtggagtggagctacaaaaaggtggagttggtggagtggagctgttttttttttagtggagcagtcccaaacacgcCCTATATCTAGCTTAGCTAAAATATACAAATGTATATACCCTACATACTTGATTGTTTGAAAAGAAATAGGGTATTCCTGAAAATACCCAGGCATCTATACTGGGTCCGCCCATGGGAAGCGGCGATAACCGTGTAGCCggttgtttctttctttctatttttgatCTTTTAGATTACTTTTATCTCTCCTAATATGTAAGGGTTCAGAATTATTAGAAGTCTTACCTCTTATAAGAGGTGTGTTAAGCAAAGCTCACAGTTAGTGGGCAGCCGAGCCACAGGTCCACGTTAGCACACAGCACACGTAGGATCAAGTATTTTGTATGTTCATTGACTAAGCGGCGTTTTGAATTAAGAACCAAGCTAGCGAACACTCCCAAAATATGATAGTTTAGGACGCACCCAAGATACCTGTGAGAACTGTTGTTATATCGTTAAGTGATGATGCTCATGCTAGAATAAACTCCATGTATATATTGTCCGCGTATTCTTCGAGTCAACCATCGAATTTGAGGCGGTGGCCCGCACGTTCATTGGCGGACGCATAATACTAACAAGGCAGGTCATTCAATTAACCCAAGGATTAGGGAACCCTCTAGGGTTGGCCTTCATTCTGGACGGTCCATGTTTATGATGTCCAGTATAGATATCGCGGCCACATGGTAGTATGATCAATAATTCTGTTCAGACTCCTGCACATGTGGCAGCACCAAGATAATACACCACTAAACCAGTTCAAAAAAGCTATCTCTTTCTCTTGAGCATTTCCAGTATTAGTTCTGGTTTCCTACATTCTTTACTTTCCATGCAACGCGGTGAGAAGACACCATCTACCCTAGCGCTAAGGTCGCCGATACGAACTGCATTTTTGTTGAGTTCCTTTGGCTTGGTTGAATACTTCATGATCTTCAGCCTTTTCCGCCCCAGACCCGCAGAGATCTTCAGAGATCCAGCATCCCTATCTGTGTGCTTGGTTACTTTCTTCGACGTTGCCAATGCAAGCCTGCTTGAAATGTCAATTTCTTCACGTGCAAGGGCTTTGTCAGCACTGCTGGAGCAGCTATTATGATCCTTTCTTCTATCCATCAACAATCCATCCAACTTAGAAACCAAGCAACCAGAGTGCAGGCTTATCTTGATATTTGCTTCTGCTCTGCACGCTGATGCTGTTGCAACTGAAATGGCATCATGCGGGTGACTAAGTGCCACTTGAAGAAGTTGCTGCTTCTGACTCAAGGGTCCATCACTAATGAGCTGGCTCATGTTCAGGCACTTGAGTATCTTGAGCCAAAGTTTCTCAAGCTGGTAAATGATTTTCCCTTGTTGCATTTCGCAGTACAATGTGGCAGATAAAGAGAGCCACTCAGTAAGTTGATCTCCAATAATCTGCAAGGATGAAATGGTGTACTCATGCAGTTAGGCATAAAGTATATGTGCTTGTCAAATGAGGCTGAAGCCCCTATAAACATTAGGTGCTATATAAGTACTTTGTTCTGGAAATATGCACAAACCtcgaaaagaagaagaatatcTTTCTTTAATACAACATGCCTAACAAAATTGGATAAAGACGAAAAAAACCTGAAGCACAACCAAGATAAGAGTAGTAGTTAGATATAAACTCAAGTACACAGCCTGGAGCAGCTTACTGCCATTAAAACCAACAAACAAGATTGCAATTTTGTAAATCTGGTTAACTACCTGCTTGTAACTTGGTGCTGTCCAGCTGGATTTGCTTTGAAACCAAATCTTGAAAACTTCATAAACCTGCACATATCATGAAACGCTTAGAAATTATTGAAACAGATTGAGGTCATAGCCATTTTAGACATGATATATTCGATGTGATTTGTTTAGAAGTGAAGGTCAACAGACCTGTTAGCGAGGTTCAAGCAGCTCAAGAAAAGGTTAAGATGCCTGGATCCAGTAAAGTCTTCATTTGCTTCATTCAATTCTTGGTTAGCATATGCCAAAATTTGATCATTCTCTAATAGTCCAATAACTACTTCACCAAGAGCTGAAAGGATAGCAGTATTTTCAAACTTTTCTGGGCAATGCTCAAGGTTGGCTTGGAACAATGCCGTGTGTTCATCAATAATGTTAACCAAATAGTCATAAAAACCCTCAAAGAAAACCTTGGGTGCAGCCTTTGAATTACAGGAGCTTGTACAGAGGGATCTATAAACTTCAATGGCTAATTCCACCTCTAGGTCTTGCATAACAGGAGCACATGAGCTATTTTCAGCATTCCAAGGAATGGATAAGCCCCCAGGGtataaaaaactaaaaaatGGATAACAGAAGAACTGGTGGAGCACATCATAGGAACTTGATCCAGGACTAGCTTTCAAATAAGAGATAGTTATGTCATTCAATTGTTTAGCAAATTTGTTCCACACCATTAACCATTTTAATCTTTGCCTATTAAATATCGGGCACATGATCTGCATGTACATAAAAGCGACAACAACATGAAAACTCTTCAGGATATCTGATGAAGAGAGAATTAAAGCCAACTTCTCAGCATCTCCATGCGACAGCACTCCAGTATACTGAGCTACCATGGTCAGAGATAGTGCAGTCATGTAAACTGCTGGAGAAACCATCTCCATGTAAGAAAGTGGTCTGATTCCTGGAAAAGAGAACTTCCGAGTGCATTCGGCATATTGGATCTCCTTTATGTGTTCGATGTCCAAGCATATCTCAATCTTTTCAGAATTTAAAAGAGAATGATCCAACTCCCCCACAATAACTTCCACAAACTGGAGACCAAATTCCAGTAACATTGCACACTTGTTACCACTATGCTTTCCTACATGATCCAGAAACAACTTTGTCTTTACAAACTTGCAAACATCAGTAATGCAAAGCCTAACTTGTTCATAAGAACACTTTTCTTTAAGTTCAATTTGAACTCCTCCTAGAAGAAACTTGAATATCTCTGTTGCAGAATCCATAACAATCAGCATCTTTTCAGGAATCATATCCTGAAACAGTTCTGGATTCAGAATTGTGCCAAGAATGTCGAGTTGGAAATGAAAGCAACCAATGTCCCATGGTAACCATTTGATATGCTGAAAATCCAGCAAGGCCTTGAGATGCATGCAAGATTGGGCAACCAAATTCCAATTCACTGGAGTACACAAATCCTCTCTGTGCCTACTTTTTGATTTACTAAAATCATGAAATAGGTTCATGCAAAATGACCACAGCGGCTTGTTCTGATCATTGATTCCAACAGAGAAAATTATTTTGAGTATTGGCGCAAAAGCAGCCTCCAGTATGGGTAAACAATTGATCAAATTACCAAGTCTATGTAGAAGGTAATTCCATGTACTCAAACAAGAAGAGCTCAGAACAATATTACGACTTCTCGAAAGAACTCGACATAAAGGCACCATAATTAACCTTGTCCTTTTCACCTGAGCACTTGCATGTTCTCTGGGTTCTAATGGGGCAATCACAGTTTCGTGACTCTCAGACTCTGTAGCCTGAGATGGAAAAAATGCATCTACCAAATTTCTCCAGGAAACCTGTGAATCTAAATGGCTATCATAATGTAATAGAGAACTTCATGTTACTAGAAATTGTGCATCAGAAAAAGAAGAGATAGTGTAACTCACCATTGTAGCAATCTGAACTTGTGTGTCTAGATCAATGAACATCTGTTCTGGAACCTTTAGGAGTTTATTGAGTAGAGGTCTATTATTCACTGCATCTGGACCAAGAAAAGATATGATCCATCCCCATGACTTCACTACTTGAACTTTCTTCGAAGCATCATCAAGCATATTCATCATGTGGGAGAGTAGCTTTCGCTCAAGGTCTAAAGCTACAGCCTATACagcaagcatcaaaataaagcTAAATGAGAAAAAATTCACCAGAAGAGCTCATACAAAACTGAACTATTATAGCAAGTAAAACATATAAAATATGCAAAGTTGCAGGGAGACAGCACTCAATCATTCAATAAGCCAAATCCAGGGAACACAAAAGGTATATAAAACAAATCACATATAAAATGCCATACAAAACCTAGAATAAAAACATACATTCTAGGCAATGTATACGTTTCTCTAAATTAATCTGATAATAATTCCCTGTTTGAATTGGTATATGGCTTCTATAATCATTTAGACTATAAGTAATAAAACCGCAGGGATTTCAATACTACAAACTAAACAAGGAAATGCTTATGAAGCCTCCAAGGCCTATGAACATGATGTTTGAGTCTTCTTAATGCTGATATGTTGTtcattcaataaaaaaaatgctgaTATCTTGTAGATGGCAAATTAGTTCGGTGTCATTTTACTCATCTCTACAAAAGGTACACTTCGGTCACTATAGTGTGTCACAAGGAAATTAATGTCACTAATTGGTCAAACTAAAGTAATTCAGCTGAATTTCCTTAGCACCCAAGCCACATCAAGAAAAATATGTATGCATTAGGACTTATCCATATGAAGCTGCTCAAGGTTATCACAATGTGTCACCTGATTTCTTTATACCTTTGAGTGACTGTATTAAAGTGGTTGCACCCAGGTAGTTGGTATTTGGGTTGGCTTACACAATAACAAAAGTTGATCCATttagagaaaaacaaaaatcCACAACAAGTTGTATATACCCGGTGAATTCGGATGCAACAGATCACAGTATTTAGTGACTAACAGGATAGATCAAATTATTAAATTCTATGTGAATTAAACAATCTGTAGTAACACCGATCTTTCAGTTACCTTGGAAAGAAGCGGTTGAGGTGGTAGGATAACGTGCGACACTTTAATGAGGCATCTTTCTGCCATGTCCCTTTCTGGTTTATCAGCACTTAAGAGTCTTTGGTATATTGGTGGAACCCATAAGCTTGATAGGTCCCTCATTCTTTTGTGACTTTGACAAGCAAGCTTCATGATAGCCTTCATTGGAAGTTTCCAAAAAGCAGCACTAAGTCAAATTATGAGATGACACGATAAAGCAAGAGAAACAAATATCAAGATATACATTGAGTAGTTGTCTTGCAGTCTATGGTACACGAGGAAAGATCATACAGATATGACTCATAATATGATTTTGCATCTTTTGAGGCAAATCTCGATGAAATTAGAAGCATCATGAGGGCAGATGGTTATTCAATAATGGATGCTGCAAAGCAGTTAGTTTACATCAAACATCTGATTGCTAGTTCAACATCCTAGACACATAAAGGCAATGACATAGAACAGAGTTTATGTGTGCAGGATAACCTGAGCTGCCTCAAATGTCGTTGACAAGGAACCAAATGGATTGTCGAGTGCATAAACAATAGCAGCAACTATTAGGTCTGCTCTATCATCTATAATCAATGGCTCCAACTGCTGAACAGAGATGCACCAGATTCCCAAATTACAAACAGACTGCAATAACAAATTTAAGGAGAAAATGGGAATCATATACTAAAAACCCAAACACATATTCTTCGCATAAAAATAGTGCCTTAAGcactcaaaaaagaaaaatggttgGCCAGATCTACCTTCATCCGAGTATTCATGATTAGCTGCACCAACGTATCCAATACAGCCTGGGACATCTGCGCTGAAGGATAAGAAAAATCTATCATTTGCTATGCTCATTAAAACAAAAAAGCAGTGCTACAGCTCATCATGTATGAGAGGGAAACGGGTTTGATCTCCATAGAGAAATACCAGAAGCATTATAGTGAATGTTTGAAAACAGATAATAATGGTTGCGTTGATTCTGATAAACACAAACCCAATCCATTAAGGATATTTGCTATCAAAATGATGACTTTTTTTCCTAGAACGTGTCAAAATGATGATTCTATCTCAACGAATATCAGTACAAATAATATTCTAAAACGAAAGAAGCTCATGTTGATTGTGGAGCACTATCGAAAGCAAAAGTTTTAGACCCATAAAGCCTCAAACATTCAGGTGGAGTTCAGATAGAAAACCTCATATTCTAAATACATGTACACGAAGGAGTCAGTTTTGATGTTAAACCACACTGCTAATGGCCGATATACTTCTCAATGAAAAGCAATGCCCCCTCGTTCACATCATAGGCTTCCTCCCACAGAGCAACAGGCACAACTTTCGCTGAATTTTGCTGAATCGAATTTTTTTAGCGTCGATTTATTCACTGATTCAAATTGTGTTCAACCATCACTGAACATTTAACTGAAGAAATGTGGGTACAGGGATTCAGGGAAGTACTAGTACCTGAGACGGTAGAGACGAGGGCGGGGTGGTAGAGCGCGAATCCGAGGCACTTGAGCGCGGAGGCCGCGACGGCCTCGTCAGGGTCGGCCGCGTCGCGGAGTAGGAGCGGGAGGAGGGGTGAGGGCagctcggcggcgaggtccgcggcggcggaggggtcgTCGGCGCTGCCGCGCTGCAGGTGGAGGAGACACGCGTACGCCGCGGCGCGGTCGGGCTCCGCGGCGATCTCCGCCACCTCACGCGccaccgacggcggcgccatggccgcggaGGCCTAGGGTTTGGTTTTTTGGCGCGAAGGGTGAACGGCGGATTTGGGCGCGCGGAGAGGAGTGGCGCGACAGTTGGGGGGAAGTCAGTAATGAGGCGACGCGGAAATGAGAGGAGGAACTCCATGatactgctaatcttaccccaataccttttttagaaaaaagagagaaaaaatgaactccaacaatccatctaaaccttccctaattttttagcaacgctaaaaaacagcctgccaccgtgtatattttagcgttggcgttcctcctccaatcctgattcccgcaggcccacgcgtcccttccgatgggcccaatacgatgacgtggcctgtgtttgaaatattgggggctatttattagcgatctgctgtggactgatatatttttagaggaaatattttttggaagaacctccaatacatagttttggggaagaattttttagtatTCTCTTGGAGTTGAGCGTACTATAGATGTATACGTTTCATGCTTTGGGACGTCAAAATTTTATGCACCTAAAAATGAAAAGGAGCATTTAGGTGGAGTACCTTGGGACTGCTACATGCTTTTTGCACGGCTGCCCCTGCTATTTTCCCCTacgttattttttttaaaaaaaagggtaaAACGTGCATCGGGCTTATCTTACTGCAACTGGTCATTTCTCCTAGTGCTATCTCTGTCTCTTCTCTACCCCACTTGTATCTCAACTGAGTTTCCCCTCGTAGTATGATACTCGTCTCCTtctcgttttagcttttcaagATGCATACAGAgtatatatctaaatgcataataaaaaatctataaatttaaaaaagttaaaataatctataatttgaGATGAAAAGAGTAGCCTACAACTCAACGACAATCTTGTGAGCAATCTCCCTGGGCATCTCCTGCAGCTGCAGAGTCACCAGCCCAGACGAAGAGTCGTAGGAGAACTCCATCTCAACTGAGCCCAGCATGCATTTCCTTGGCCTGACCGAAGAGTAGGCGCCGAACCTGCCGCACCCCCTCACTTCCATGCACaccaatccgacggcctctgAGCTAGAAGCCGAGCCATCGCCGCCGACCAGCTTTGCCCCGTCGAGGAGGTGGTAGGTCAGGccttccaccgcgccgccgccgttgaacATGTCGACGAGGCCGATCGGGGCGAACCGGAACCCGGGTGCCATGTCCTGCAATGGCGCCATCCATGGCTCCTTCAGTTAGTTTACAGAGGAGAAACTTTAGCATCAGAAATGGAGATCAGAATGGCGTTGGGTGCTGACCTTGATCGGCGACACGGTGAGGATGTCTTGCTCGAGGACCTTGAGCGACACGGGCAGCGCCGCGCCGTcggggaggacgacgaggtcgccgccggcgtggcggtACACGGCGCAGTCGCCGTTCCACCACTCGGGGTCCGTCGCGGCCTCGGAGATGAGGTGGACGTCGCTGCCCTTCACGCCGCAGGTCAGGGCCTCGGTGCCGGTGTGGTGGGACACGGTCTTCTTCTCCACGGAGCTCCACGCCGCGCCCTGGCAGTTGTACACGCCGAGGACGCCCGTGAACTTGTTCATGTTCCATATCTTGAGCAAGCTGCGCGGCAGGAGCATTGTCAGAGACGGACACGTGCGAACAACTCAAGATGCTGCGAGTGAAGGGTACTCATCTCACCTGACGCCGTCGCGTGCCGGGTCGGTGAACAGGCAGTCCTTGGTCGGCCGGCCAGGCAGAAGCGCCCGGAGCACCGAGCCGTCGGGCAAGACAATCTTCTTCAGCAGATCGAAGTCGTGCTTCCCGGGGGC
It includes:
- the LOC101771339 gene encoding uncharacterized protein LOC101771339 isoform X3, which translates into the protein MKLACQSHKRMRDLSSLWVPPIYQRLLSADKPERDMAERCLIKVSHVILPPQPLLSKAVALDLERKLLSHMMNMLDDASKKVQVVKSWGWIISFLGPDAVNNRPLLNKLLKVPEQMFIDLDTQVQIATMVSWRNLVDAFFPSQATESESHETVIAPLEPREHASAQVKRTRLIMVPLCRVLSRSRNIVLSSSCLSTWNYLLHRLGNLINCLPILEAAFAPILKIIFSVGINDQNKPLWSFCMNLFHDFSKSKSRHREDLCTPVNWNLVAQSCMHLKALLDFQHIKWLPWDIGCFHFQLDILGTILNPELFQDMIPEKMLIVMDSATEIFKFLLGGVQIELKEKCSYEQVRLCITDVCKFVKTKLFLDHVGKHSGNKCAMLLEFGLQFVEVIVGELDHSLLNSEKIEICLDIEHIKEIQYAECTRKFSFPGIRPLSYMEMVSPAVYMTALSLTMVAQYTGVLSHGDAEKLALILSSSDILKSFHVVVAFMYMQIMCPIFNRQRLKWLMVWNKFAKQLNDITISYLKASPGSSSYDVLHQFFCYPFFSFLYPGGLSIPWNAENSSCAPVMQDLEVELAIEVYRSLCTSSCNSKAAPKVFFEGFYDYLVNIIDEHTALFQANLEHCPEKFENTAILSALGEVVIGLLENDQILAYANQELNEANEDFTGSRHLNLFLSCLNLANRFMKFSRFGFKANPAGQHQVTSRFFSSLSNFVRHVVLKKDILLLFEIIGDQLTEWLSLSATLYCEMQQGKIIYQLEKLWLKILKCLNMSQLISDGPLSQKQQLLQVALSHPHDAISVATASACRAEANIKISLHSGCLVSKLDGLLMDRRKDHNSCSSSADKALAREEIDISSRLALATSKKVTKHTDRDAGSLKISAGLGRKRLKIMKYSTKPKELNKNAVRIGDLSARVDGVFSPRCMESKECRKPELILEMLKRKR
- the LOC101771339 gene encoding uncharacterized protein LOC101771339 isoform X1, whose translation is MEFLLSFPRRLITDFPPTVAPLLSARPNPPFTLRAKKPNPRPPRPWRRRRWRVRWRRSPRSPTAPRRTRVSSTCSAAAPTTPPPPRTSPPSCPHPSSRSYSATRPTLTRPSRPPRSSASDSRSTTPPSSLPSQMSQAVLDTLVQLIMNTRMKSVCNLGIWCISVQQLEPLIIDDRADLIVAAIVYALDNPFGSLSTTFEAAQAIMKLACQSHKRMRDLSSLWVPPIYQRLLSADKPERDMAERCLIKVSHVILPPQPLLSKAVALDLERKLLSHMMNMLDDASKKVQVVKSWGWIISFLGPDAVNNRPLLNKLLKVPEQMFIDLDTQVQIATMVSWRNLVDAFFPSQATESESHETVIAPLEPREHASAQVKRTRLIMVPLCRVLSRSRNIVLSSSCLSTWNYLLHRLGNLINCLPILEAAFAPILKIIFSVGINDQNKPLWSFCMNLFHDFSKSKSRHREDLCTPVNWNLVAQSCMHLKALLDFQHIKWLPWDIGCFHFQLDILGTILNPELFQDMIPEKMLIVMDSATEIFKFLLGGVQIELKEKCSYEQVRLCITDVCKFVKTKLFLDHVGKHSGNKCAMLLEFGLQFVEVIVGELDHSLLNSEKIEICLDIEHIKEIQYAECTRKFSFPGIRPLSYMEMVSPAVYMTALSLTMVAQYTGVLSHGDAEKLALILSSSDILKSFHVVVAFMYMQIMCPIFNRQRLKWLMVWNKFAKQLNDITISYLKASPGSSSYDVLHQFFCYPFFSFLYPGGLSIPWNAENSSCAPVMQDLEVELAIEVYRSLCTSSCNSKAAPKVFFEGFYDYLVNIIDEHTALFQANLEHCPEKFENTAILSALGEVVIGLLENDQILAYANQELNEANEDFTGSRHLNLFLSCLNLANRFMKFSRFGFKANPAGQHQVTSRFFSSLSNFVRHVVLKKDILLLFEIIGDQLTEWLSLSATLYCEMQQGKIIYQLEKLWLKILKCLNMSQLISDGPLSQKQQLLQVALSHPHDAISVATASACRAEANIKISLHSGCLVSKLDGLLMDRRKDHNSCSSSADKALAREEIDISSRLALATSKKVTKHTDRDAGSLKISAGLGRKRLKIMKYSTKPKELNKNAVRIGDLSARVDGVFSPRCMESKECRKPELILEMLKRKR
- the LOC101771339 gene encoding uncharacterized protein LOC101771339 isoform X2, which produces MAPPSVAREVAEIAAEPDRAAAYACLLHLQRGSADDPSAAADLAAELPSPLLPLLLRDAADPDEAVAASALKCLGFALYHPALVSTVSAQMSQAVLDTLVQLIMNTRMKSVCNLGIWCISVQQLEPLIIDDRADLIVAAIVYALDNPFGSLSTTFEAAQAIMKLACQSHKRMRDLSSLWVPPIYQRLLSADKPERDMAERCLIKVSHVILPPQPLLSKAVALDLERKLLSHMMNMLDDASKKVQVVKSWGWIISFLGPDAVNNRPLLNKLLKVPEQMFIDLDTQVQIATMVSWRNLVDAFFPSQATESESHETVIAPLEPREHASAQVKRTRLIMVPLCRVLSRSRNIVLSSSCLSTWNYLLHRLGNLINCLPILEAAFAPILKIIFSVGINDQNKPLWSFCMNLFHDFSKSKSRHREDLCTPVNWNLVAQSCMHLKALLDFQHIKWLPWDIGCFHFQLDILGTILNPELFQDMIPEKMLIVMDSATEIFKFLLGGVQIELKEKCSYEQVRLCITDVCKFVKTKLFLDHVGKHSGNKCAMLLEFGLQFVEVIVGELDHSLLNSEKIEICLDIEHIKEIQYAECTRKFSFPGIRPLSYMEMVSPAVYMTALSLTMVAQYTGVLSHGDAEKLALILSSSDILKSFHVVVAFMYMQIMCPIFNRQRLKWLMVWNKFAKQLNDITISYLKASPGSSSYDVLHQFFCYPFFSFLYPGGLSIPWNAENSSCAPVMQDLEVELAIEVYRSLCTSSCNSKAAPKVFFEGFYDYLVNIIDEHTALFQANLEHCPEKFENTAILSALGEVVIGLLENDQILAYANQELNEANEDFTGSRHLNLFLSCLNLANRFMKFSRFGFKANPAGQHQVTSRFFSSLSNFVRHVVLKKDILLLFEIIGDQLTEWLSLSATLYCEMQQGKIIYQLEKLWLKILKCLNMSQLISDGPLSQKQQLLQVALSHPHDAISVATASACRAEANIKISLHSGCLVSKLDGLLMDRRKDHNSCSSSADKALAREEIDISSRLALATSKKVTKHTDRDAGSLKISAGLGRKRLKIMKYSTKPKELNKNAVRIGDLSARVDGVFSPRCMESKECRKPELILEMLKRKR